The following proteins are co-located in the Candidatus Eisenbacteria bacterium genome:
- the pyrE gene encoding orotate phosphoribosyltransferase, whose product MGLWYPSRVTRATGLPAELEADRARLKEILLERSIRFGDFTLSSGLKSKYYADVRQTSLHPEGAVLIARLLDPILLEYGARAVGGLTLGADPIVGALLTWTEIQGRGLPGFIVRKSEKAYGTARRIEGPFDKKLPAAIVDDVITKGGSALAACEAVREAGGAVCVVACVVDRNEGGAEEFKSRGVPFRSIFQIREFL is encoded by the coding sequence ATGGGACTGTGGTATCCATCGCGCGTGACACGCGCGACCGGCCTCCCCGCGGAGTTGGAAGCGGACCGGGCGAGGCTCAAGGAAATCCTGCTCGAGCGCTCGATCCGCTTCGGCGATTTCACCCTTTCCTCGGGCCTCAAGAGCAAATACTACGCGGACGTTCGGCAGACGAGCCTTCATCCCGAGGGCGCGGTCCTGATCGCGCGCCTCCTCGACCCCATCCTGCTCGAATACGGCGCCCGCGCGGTGGGGGGACTGACGCTGGGTGCCGACCCGATCGTCGGGGCGCTCCTTACGTGGACGGAGATCCAGGGGCGCGGGCTTCCTGGTTTCATCGTGCGAAAATCCGAAAAGGCCTACGGAACCGCGCGGCGTATCGAGGGCCCCTTCGACAAGAAGCTCCCCGCGGCGATCGTGGACGACGTGATCACGAAGGGCGGAAGCGCGCTCGCGGCCTGCGAAGCGGTGCGGGAAGCGGGCGGGGCCGTGTGCGTCGTCGCGTGCGTCGTGGATCGGAACGAAGGAGGCGCCGAGGAGTTCAAGTCGCGCGGCGTCCCGTTCCGCTCGATCTTCCAAATCCGGGAATTTCTCTAA